Genomic DNA from Chanos chanos chromosome 6, fChaCha1.1, whole genome shotgun sequence:
CATGCCTCttaaaatgtttctgaatgttTCCAAGACCAGCAGCTGTAGCATCGTGAACCTGGGTCTGAGTGTACTGCTGTGtgatccactctctctctgactgcatCCATCCGTCtttgcatccatccatccattccattccattccatccatccagccatccatCCCTCCCCTGCCTGCCTTACACTGCCCCTCgtcctcctgtctcctcctgAGACAGCACTCTGCCCCGAGTGCTTGCTGGCACATGGCTCTCCTCCTGAGAGTGGCGCCAGTTCAGGGGGGTGGAAGGTGAGTGTGTAGACTGGGGATGCTGTCTGTTGGATCCTCTTCTGATCTATGGAGGAGACTTAAAGCGAGTTCTGTAAGAGGGGAAGGATTAGCCTCGGATGAATGTTAAAGAACGTTAGAGTTTAAAGCCACATTGGATAGGCTGGTCTCTCTCAGATTCACTGCTGGACTCATAAGTGCAGAGACTATAGGTCAGTAAATGTAATGATTTTGAACCAAAAGGGGTCAAAAATGAACAATCTAAATAAATTCACTGTTTATATTAAGGGTGGAACTTCTTTTGTTTGCTATATAATTCAAGAACCGCTGTCGTGAAGCGCTGTCTGTATGTCATTACTTTAATAGATCTGGAAGACCTTACTCTCACTGTGGCTTTAGCTTTATGTGTGTGACATTGCTATATTGCTGTGCTCATTTTGGGTACAGCAGTAGTTTGAAATGTAATgatatttaaagagaaattaaTATTTACAATGTCCTTTGATCCTCTCAGAGGTGAGCAATGGAGTGGGCAGCGCAGAGGAACTGTACATGGAAAACGGCTTTGACTGCTACACCAATCAGAGCATCACTCACTGACCTGCACCTTCTCTACAGATGCTATTTAACACTAGCGAAGAACAAACCTTACCACAGCCACCCTAAGGAAACGATGGACATTTCTGCTTTGATTTCTTTGGTTTTCTCCACCCAACCAAATGTTTTGGTGTGGGCCTCTGAACTACTGATTTTAAAAGGCTACTTAAAGactgtacttttattttattttttttttctttaactgttgTTAAGTAAAGAAATTAAAGAATGAGGCTATCCCtctgtaaactttttttgtcCCACCTCCCTCAAATATGTGGCCTCGTTCTTCATTCTTAGTATTTTAGTGGGGGTGGGAAGGGGGGGCACATCTGGGGTTTGGGAATGTCTCTACCATTTGCTTTTTACCAAGAGCATGCCTGTAATTGTACGCTGGGTTTTATCTGTCATTTCCGGGAGGAGTTTTGATTTTTGGTTCTCATGCTGTCGTCAGGGATTAGGCACACAAAGCAGTCTGTATGCATTCCTAAAGCTTCACTTCAGCTTAACAGCCACTGCCCTGTTAATGAACTGTGAGAACAGACAAGAACCACAGCGTTTACAAACAATTAGCTTTTTCCTGtgactgtatttacattttcaaattgcACCACGTGTCATTTCAGTATTTAACAATATTGTTTTTCATATGTGCAtcaacttgtgtgtgtgtgttattaacatGTACAGATGAAAGTGTCTTAGTATTCTATGTTCTgttgagatctttttttttaaacgggaCTGCACAGgtgaatatttgaatatatttgcTTTTAATTATGTGTGGAgatatgtgtttctgtttgtttcattgttttttttttttcttgcagtgtaactgtgtttgGGGTTTTGGATGCAGAGTGCAATACTGTTTGGATCCAGTCAAACCGAAGACTGTGTAGTCTTTTCAGTCTGACTGGAGATGTTTCATATAGTGTACAGTGATTTGTATTAAGACTTGTCAAATGGTCGACTCACTTCATTTGTCCGGTCATGACACGGGGTCACGGGACAAGAACGCTGATAACCCTACTCTGACATTTGTCCCGATGTGACCCCAGATGAATGACTTGGGAACAGTACTGGGTTAGCCATGATttttcagaacatttcacaaaaacttGACTGATTGCTTGAGGATTATTATCTTCTTTCAGTATACATGTGCCTAAGAGGTCAAcagataaaaacattttaaaaataaaaactattacTTAAAATCATCTTCCTTATGCATGTGGGCCTTGTCTATTATTTCTCCCTCATTCTGTACAGTGTCACTAAATGGGGTGAGGAGCCTTTGAAACCAGTAGGTTAAGAATGGTATAGAAGCAGGCCAGTACTGCATGTTCAGTGGCACCAAATGAAAGCAGTCAGAATCCAGAGCTCCAGGTTAGGGCTGATTAtctcacacattacaccttgGTGAGGCCTCCTACTGAGCCGTAGGCACTCAGAGCTGCACTCACGGGCCTGACTCATACTGAAAACTGAACCCAACGGAGAAGCTGATGAAATATCGTCTTTGTCATTTTTAGCATTTTTCTGTCAAGTGAATGGAACTTACTTAACCGCACAGAGTCGTTTTACTGAAACTCATCAGAGACAAGAATGTTgagaaaactgctgtttttcaCTTACATGCTTCACAACACAGGTTGAGTTGCACGTCTAAATTTTCTCATAGACACTTTGTCAATAAAAACTAATATGTATTTCATAATAACCAGTTAGGTTTCTGGCATCTTAAATTCTCTCCTGAAAATGTCGAACAAAACGTGCAAGTCTGGTATCAGTCTTACAAAGTACAAAGTGACCAAAGGTGACATCTTCTTCAAAAGTTTAACTTACAGTTTCAAGTTATCacacttcaaaaagaaaagacaaaaacaacatgaagcATGTTGAGGAATGAGTTCTTTCTATTGTCCATGTTACTGAAAAGCAGAGCAGACTTACTGTTCCTATACCTTAAAGCTCTAGAGTCCATTTATGGCATgtcccatacatacacacactagaaACCAATCAACCTCCTGTCACTTGTTTTATCTGTGCAGAGCTTACGTGCTACTCTGTCTTGGTCCATTCATCACCTCTTATTTCATCTGCCTAGAACCTGCATTTCTAACTCagacacacaatgcacaaatcCAAATGTGCCAGACTTCTCAGTATTTCTCATAGTGGCCACAAGGCAGTGCCAAAAACCTCAGTTCTCGAGGCTTATACTGTACTATGAACTTCAGTGAGATACAGATAAGCTAACAGAAAAACTAAACAGTAGCAGATAGTTTAAAAAGGCACAAGcatgttgtcatggttacagaaaaacaaaacgaaacaaacaaacaaacaaacagaaaaactggCAGCTGaaacactaaataaataaataaatatctgaaaGGGTTGGTCACAGTTCTTCACAAATGGTTACTCCCTGAATAAAAACAGTTCTGCTACTGTCTACACAAATTACCAGTGGTTATTTATTAACATGACAATTCAGTCTTATTTTGGCCCGTGGCAAGTATTCTGATAAATCTTATCATCGTTTGAATAACCAAAAATAAAAGGACATTTACCAGCTAGAAATCTTACATACAGGTTAGGTATTTTCACAAATCTTGCTTATCTGACCACATCTGGTCTAATTCCTGGAGATAACATGACTCACCCTGTAAGTCAACTTACGATTCCCTACGAAAACGAAGTTTGAATGGGTTGCCATGACGTTAACGCGTTCTCAGTGAGAACATTTAAGCAACTACAGCAACAGGTCACTGCCTCAAATACAGTATACGTATCATACAAAATATATGCACAtgaaaaggcaaaataaaaccaacgaaacaacaaaagaaacatgtttcaATCTCATGTCAAGCTGGTCACATGAGTACAAGTCACATGATAATGAATTCAGCACAACAGTTTGAAAAAGTTTCCGCGTCAAATCAGCTAAAATTCGTCTTGCGCAGGTGTTTGTTGGGAACCTCAATAGCGCTAACCTGCAGAGGCCAGGAACCTCCCATAATTCCGGCCTGGATGGCCACCCCGGTCACTACCGCCAGGTCCGGGTCCACTGACGTGTTGGGCTCTTTCCCAAAGAATTCGGTAATGATTTGACGAATGCGGGGTATCCTGGTGGAGCCTCCAACCAGGACGATCTCATCCACTTCCTCCTGACTCAGGTGGCCCTCCTCCAGCACTGTCTCAATAGGAGCCAGGATCTTCTTGAAGAGGTCTGCGTTCAGGTCTTCAAACAGCTCTCGGGTCAGAGTCTCCAGGAAGAGGATGTGCTGCTCCTCCTCCCGTCCGTCTGGTCCTGTAGTCTGGAGGTGCAGAGGAACTCGAAGAAGAACACTGGACACGTCAGTGAGGTTGAGCTTGGCGGCGTCTACCGCTTGACGTAGCCGATGGATGTCCTCCTTCAGCGTGGGGGAGACACCATATTTCTGCCTCACCTGCTCCATGGCATACTGAAACAGCCTCTGACTGAAGTCCTGTCCTCCCAATTTGTTATTACCTGTGCAAAATTCAAATGGAAATATTACGCAAAGCAAATCTGACACATGCATACAAGTGACAGGGATAAAACTAATGTCCAAAGAGTTTTTCCCTCAACAGTGACCTGCTTTTCCTCTCAGATGGTGTTGTGCAAGTTCAGTATTGGCTCAGTCAGCCAACCATCTTTACAAACTCTTGGctaatgcacacaaacagaagtgGGTACAGTACACACTGACCTGCCATGGCTCTGGTCAGAAACATGCCTCCCTGTTTATTTAGCAGAGACACGTCCAACGTCCCTCCGCCAAGGTCCACAACCAACACATTGAAGACGTCCACCTTATGGAGGCCGTAGGCCATAGCAGCTGCCGTGGGTTCGTTAATCACTCTGAGGATTTCCAGTCCTGAATGTAGCAGtgacaaagggagagaaacGTTCTGATTATTCAACAATACAGTTTAAATAAATGGTTAAAACCTTCTGAAGCTACTGTAAATGTGTGTCAAGTGTCTGTACTCCCCACAGGAATGTACCATTTAACAGGTCTCAGGCATTTGGATTAAGGATAATCCATCACTGTGATCTATACATGAAATAAATAGTTGAGTAATGACAAGTGGAGGGTGCACATATagataagtgtgtttgtgtgtgtgtgtgtgtgtgtgtgtgtgtaggaacacaagtttACAAACTGATTGGATTGTATGGTAACCAGGGACTGGCTGACTAACCTGCCAGGTTGGCTGCTCTGATGGTGTAGTTCCTCTGCATGTCATCAAACTCAGCTGGTACGGATATAACTGCTTTTTCAATGGGGACACCCAAGTGCTTCTCTGCCATCTTTTTCATTTGCAGCAATAGACGAGAGCCAATGAATTCAGGGGTCACGGTGAAGGTCTGATTGGTTGAAACCACAAACTCTGCACTCCCATTGTTTAGTATAACCTGAAAGGCAGCGATCAACTTCTCACTGAAAAAGCACTCAAGATGCTCTGAAGGTGCACTTTCAAACTGTACGACAGTGTAACTTCAGGGCTAGTCCAGTGTTATAATGTAATTTCAACGCTGTGACAGGGCTTTCATTACACATACAATCCGTTACGGTATCCAAACTGGTTAGTATACGAAAAATGCATCAATACTATCAGAAGGTTAGAGCGTTTCTCTCACAATAACTAACCTTAAATGGGTATCTAGCACTTTCTTGACGAAGTGTATCAGGATCAAAAAGTTTCCCAATAAACCTCTTGGCGTCATAGATAGTATTTTGAGGATTGCTGTCAGAAAAGTCCTGGCCCTCGTGTCCCGCGTGGATGTCAGTAGCGGTAAAAGAAACCACGCTGGGGATGCTCTTCCGACCCTTATCGTCTCCGATCACTTCCACCTCTCCGGTCCCGGGATGGAAAACCCCGACAGAACAAAACGTTGTGCCGAGATCCAACCCAACTACTCTGGGTTTAGGAGGAGGTAGATACTGCTGACCAAGATAACCCGCCAATAATAGCGCCAGGATGGCGGAACCTAAAACGCATCATTAAAATGTTAAGATTAGGAATTCTTCAGACTGACTAACTGGTATTCTACTTAGTTCATACTAAGTTTATGAGTGTCGATTATAatcgagaaaaaaaatcagaggacCATATAACATAGAATAATCGGTCTggttaacaaaacaaacagatcttCTAAACAGATGTACAGGATGTTCTAAAACAGATTCTATAAGTTGCTGAATGAAAACTGCGATGCGTTGAGCTCAGTGGAAACTGACCTGCTGGTTAGCAAATAAATCGGTTACTCTGGGAAGATAAACAGCTCATATCTTTATGTTATCACTTACCGAGTATCGTCATTTCACCAGCCATTTCTCCATAAACTATGTGTTAAAAGTAACGTTACAACAACTCATTAGTCTTCAGAGTTCATTGACAGCCGGGTGGAAGGAAATTTCCTGTGTACAGCCCCACGTCAGCTTTAAACGAAGATATTGTTGTTTGTGGATATTGTAGTGCCACTGTACTGCTGTTTGCGTTAACattaaaagaaatatatttgttAAAGACTACTGTTCCCGAGATGCAATGCGAACGGCCCAGTCACCTCTAATACATTTCGTAGCATCAGAAATGCGTTTTTGACGCAGGCAGCGTTTAcgtttcagtttatttaaaacctctgaagaaaaaatattttgtttgtatcATAGTGAATTTTATGGTCGAGGGAAAGACTTATTATTAGTtaaactgtaataataataataataataataataataataataataaaaactggACTGACTGAGTGGACGATTAGCCCTTTATCGCTCATTATTGGATGATTAAACAGATAAATGACTCAGGGAgatttgatgatgatgacgacgacattgttgttgatgttggtgATGATGTGACACATGAactgaaatacactgaaattgctaaataaataagtaaataaataaataaataaaagtggtACCgtgtaaataatttatttagtAAATACAGATTATGCCTCTTGTATAATGTTCCATGATTAtgtacagtttttatttatatgtatataaacagtCCCAGAAAAGTCAAAAaccgtaacacacacacacacacacacaaacacacacacacacacacacacacaccagggggGGATTTAAGAAAgtgagtttagtgaaaactcagagttagttaactcagaataagtagtaaacttcctaatagaggagccccgTGGCTTCATTCTCCGAGCAAAACAAagcccgctttctggaataccccccagctAATAATtcaaaccaaaaacatatttacataataaTAGTTAGAGAGCAGTGGTTACAGTAAGTCCTCTAAATACAAACAAACGGGGCtacatgatttaaaacaaaacaaaaaaacaaaacaaaacaaaacaaaacaaaacaaaacaaaacaattaaatgttCATGTATGTTTGCTAAATTAGTAATTGACAGATGTTTATTGCAGCGCCTTGTGGTGGTAATGAAGTGAAATTACACTACAGGGACTGCATTAGGCGTGTTGGAATGACACTCTGAGTCGTCTTTGCCGTTCTCTGTGCACTCTGATGGAATAAAGCAGCCAGAGTCTCTGGGACAGTCATttccttcctcatcctcctcttcctcgccTTTATTGTCCTTAGTCTGTGCTATGTCATTTCCTGTGGGTAGAGGCAGAGGAGGGCAGTTGGTTAGTTTCTACTGTGGGGGTGTCTGATGCTTATCTTCATCTCATTAAAGCAAATTAGGTTTGCACGCCCTCACAGCCCTAATGGAGTTTAATCTTAATTAAATGACTAGATTTCATGCTGGCGATTAACACCCTCTTGTGTcagctaaaaaacaaacaaacaaaaaaacaaccttgcCCAGCCATGTGCCACCTGTTCAATCAGAAGCCCTCTAGGAATGAACACTCATTCCCTGCTTGTCATTTCAAGACTCCTCTATACTTTtctacattattacattatgtaaTAAGGTGACATGAATTCAGGCCCAACATTCAGTATCTCAACAGGTGTGTCCTTTCCTCTGTTGAGAGCAGCTGACTGAATAATGGAATTTTTAGgttatataatttttttttcaaacttccGCCATAAATAGTACAGTTTCTATTTTTGTGAGATGTGGCAGGAAGGCACTGCGCTTTGATAAGCAGTTTCACTTCGTGGCACGACTCCCTCTGTCAGTACTGGAAAGTAAGATGAGACATATGCACAAGATGTATCTTATGTCTTCACCAGACAAATGGTAAAGCTATAGAATTGTCTTTATAGTTGAAGCTTTGCCATTTTCTATGTTCTGGTTAAGTATTCAGACAATGCATTATTGACTCCCAAAGATCCAGTCCGTTTATCCCAGATCATTCCATGAATATCAAATTTATAATGGTAAATTTGTGAGTTCTGTTTGGACTCTTACTTCCGATATACTTGAGGGACTCTGTGGCAGCGAGCAGTCGTCGTCTGTGTTCTGGATCAGTGACATTCAGTTCAATCAGGTGTTTCTCATCCAGGTGCTTCAGGTCCTCCACAGTCTGATAACCATTCAGGAGTAATGAAGAGGTGTACTCCTACAGAACAGTCATACCACACATTAGTTCTTTATCACAGGAGCAAAATCTCCTctggtatgtgtatgtgtatgtgtatgtgcatgtgtgcgtgtgtgtgtgtgtgtgattaattaaatgaatttcacattttttgtgattttttctgttttctccaggACTTACCTCTAATTGAAGACGAGCCAGTAACTCCAGCAGTGTTTTGGGTCGCGGCCTTTTGGAATGTGTCTGAGGTCGAATCTTAGGgacctcctccttctcctcctcctcctcctgtttctccactagaacatcaacATAAATGAATTTGAAACTTCCCACTTTATTGTTAAGCATGCCCGTCCATATTCCCATTGGTGGCTTGCTTATGATGTTGATTATGTCTCcaacctgaaagaaaaaaactgtgtatTAATTATCGTaggtaaatgtaaaatataagaTATATGTTAAAATGTACATGATTTAAGTATATATTAACCtcatcagacaaaaaaaggatgaaaaatcTTATCAGACACAAGCAATTATTTCCACACGGAAATAATACTGATTGACAGATAAAGCCAGTATAGGAAGTTCAGACGCTAGGTGAGGCTTGGCTTACCTTGAGTTTGAGAGAGTCTGTATCATATGGACTGGGGACAAAGTCTGTGTGGACTCTGGCCTTTCCACAGAACGGCCCAGTGTAAGGGACCTCTTCCTCTATCCTCAGACTGTCCCTGTTACCAGACAGGTCCGAACTGCTCACTTGTCCAGAGCCAGTGAAAGAGAAGACATCAGAAATATTACTACACCGTTCATAATATCGTCCTCCTTTTCACTAATAGTGAGTTCCTAAAGTATGTGCAGATTTATCGTAAAGCAAACATTAGAGAGGCTAGCATGAGCAGAACCATTGACTGGAGACCAAATGCATAACAGATAGATTGACCAGCTCCTGGTCTTGTTTTACTGTAGGGCATGGGTGTTTCCTTACTGGAGGAGCTCTGCCCACTGTAGATACTTTCTTGTGAGTTACTCGTTATGTCTgagtttttttcctcagtggaGTTTCCCTCCACTTCTCCGTCTTGGTCTTTGTCGACGTCTTCACCCTGAACCAGATACAACAACCTCATGTTTAAACACAACTGTACCATCACCTATAAAACCTGAATGACTAGTCTCATGGTATTTGATTTCTGCTTTGTTACTTTTTTGAGACGATTTTCATTGGTAGGGGAATGAAATGCTTTGGGTTTCGTGTGAAAAAGGCAacctgttccctccagagagCTAATGATTAGTAATAAGTAAATGATCTGAATACAGATAAGACTGGTAGATTAACAGAAGTAAACTCGCATTTGTAGAACTGTCAATGAGGGAAGTGTTTTCATGCAATGACTCACCACGTCCTCAGAATGGGCTTTGACGTGTTTCTTGCACATCCTCTTGCGCATAGTCATTGAAATGGCTTTCATCTTCTTACTCAAGCCCCCTGGTTTGTCATAGTTCTCTGTTCCAGACTCCCCTTCTGtcagctggacacacacacatgtgcgcgcgcacacacatacacacacacacacacacgcacaaacagctTAGCTAGCATGTACATTCCTAACTGTTCCCCATTAAGACTGTTACCCAGCTGTTTCTTAACACTGAGATAGTTTGTCATGCCGT
This window encodes:
- the hspa13 gene encoding heat shock 70 kDa protein 13, whose product is MAGEMTILGSAILALLLAGYLGQQYLPPPKPRVVGLDLGTTFCSVGVFHPGTGEVEVIGDDKGRKSIPSVVSFTATDIHAGHEGQDFSDSNPQNTIYDAKRFIGKLFDPDTLRQESARYPFKVILNNGSAEFVVSTNQTFTVTPEFIGSRLLLQMKKMAEKHLGVPIEKAVISVPAEFDDMQRNYTIRAANLAGLEILRVINEPTAAAMAYGLHKVDVFNVLVVDLGGGTLDVSLLNKQGGMFLTRAMAGNNKLGGQDFSQRLFQYAMEQVRQKYGVSPTLKEDIHRLRQAVDAAKLNLTDVSSVLLRVPLHLQTTGPDGREEEQHILFLETLTRELFEDLNADLFKKILAPIETVLEEGHLSQEEVDEIVLVGGSTRIPRIRQIITEFFGKEPNTSVDPDLAVVTGVAIQAGIMGGSWPLQVSAIEVPNKHLRKTNFS
- the samsn1a gene encoding SAM domain-containing protein SAMSN-1a is translated as MLHRAASSVSDKPKSIKPKRSTSFGRFDGFRNHPSPDQLEENGSTALTEGESGTENYDKPGGLSKKMKAISMTMRKRMCKKHVKAHSEDVGEDVDKDQDGEVEGNSTEEKNSDITSNSQESIYSGQSSSSSSGQVSSSDLSGNRDSLRIEEEVPYTGPFCGKARVHTDFVPSPYDTDSLKLKVGDIINIISKPPMGIWTGMLNNKVGSFKFIYVDVLVEKQEEEEEKEEVPKIRPQTHSKRPRPKTLLELLARLQLEEYTSSLLLNGYQTVEDLKHLDEKHLIELNVTDPEHRRRLLAATESLKYIGRNDIAQTKDNKGEEEEDEEGNDCPRDSGCFIPSECTENGKDDSECHSNTPNAVPVV